In Colletotrichum higginsianum IMI 349063 chromosome 3, whole genome shotgun sequence, a genomic segment contains:
- a CDS encoding FAD binding domain-containing protein, with protein MAGDPFRVIIIGGGPSGITAAYALYHAGIDFVVLERRTNVAEDLGASLVLGPPSLRVFHQFGILDKLAEIGGNLYENRAFTTDGQVFKSTRVFDVMVENHGSGPLAFHRAHLIQALYDNLPEAAKARYFTGKKLAGIEATETGVVVTCDDGSSYAGSVVLGADGVHSATRREMRRLALAEDPSREATWDAVTPYKTSYQCMWASFPRPTAPGLSNETQGTDSSVMYISGTERAWIFLYEKLPATTTERITFTEDDIEAYAGRFADWPVTETLKVRDVFSERLSAGAAALEEGICNNWSWGGRVVLVGDAAHKFTPNAGLGFNNGVQDVVALCNRLRRFVGGSGSGSGDEGAADDRTTTTTTTTTTTTTTAKTTAKTTSTTDYAELESLFEEYRKERRELLDADLDESVRVTRMHAWASTWDWIMSRYILSWGFIQRLFVTFFVTPKMQKAGVIDFISKPEPFEGTYKWLHPLLKSVPKERIA; from the exons ATGGCCGGCGATCCCTTCCGagtcatcatcatcggcggcggccccagCGGCATCACGGCCGCCTACGCCCTCTACCACGCCGGCATCGACTTCGTCGTGCTCGAGCGGCGCACCAACGTGGCCGAAGACCTCGGCGCCAGTCTGGTCCTGGGGCCCCCGAGCCTCCGCGTCTTCCACCAGTtcggcatcctcgacaagctcgccgagatcgGCGGCAACCTGTACGAGAACCGGGCCTTTACCACGGACGGACAGGTTTTCAAGTCTACCAGGGTCTTTGACGTGATGGTGGAAAA CCATGGATCAGGCCCTCTCGCGTTCCACAGAGCCCACCTCATCCAGGCCCTGTACGACAACCTCcccgaggcggccaaggcgcGCTACTTCACGGGGAAGAAGCTCGCGGGCATCGAGGCGACCGAGACGGGCGTCGTCGTGACGTGCGACGACGGGTCGTCGTACGCGGgctccgtcgtcctcggcgccgacggcgtgcaCTCGGCCACGCGCCGCGAGAtgcgccgcctcgccctcgccgaggacccGTCCCGCGAGGCGACCTGGGACGCCGTGACGCCCTACAAGACGAGCTACCAGTGCATGTGGGCCTCGTTCCCGCGCCCGACGGCCCCCGGCCTGAGCAACGAGACCCAGGGGACCGACAGCTCCGTCATGTACATCAGCGGCACCGAGCGCGCCTGGATCTTCCTCTACGAGAAGCTgccggccacgacgacggagcGCATCACCTTCACCGAGGACGACATCGAGGCCTACGCCGGGCGGTTCGCCGACTGGCCCGTCACGGAGACGCTCAAGGTCCGCGACGTCTTCTCGGAGCGCCtcagcgccggcgccgcggccctcgaggagggcatctGCAACAACTGGAGCTGGggcggccgcgtcgtcctcgtcggcgacgccgcgcaCAAGTTCACGCCCAACGCGGGCCTCGGCTTCAACAACGGCGTGCAGGACGTCGTCGCGCTGTGCAACCGGCTGCGGAGGTTCGTCGGTGGTAGCGGTAGCGGTagcggcgacgagggggcTGCCGACGACAggacgactacgacgacgacgacgacgacgacgacgacgacgacggcaaagaCAACGGCAAAGACAACATCGACGACGGACTACGCGGAGCTCGAGAGCCTGTTCGAGGAGTACCGCAAGGAGAGGCGGGAGCTGCtggacgccgacctcgacgagtcGGTGCGCGTCACGAGGATGCACgcgtgggcgtcgacgtgGGACTGGATCATGTCGCGGTACATCCTGTCGTGGGGGTTCATCCAGCGGCTCTTCGTCACCTTCTTCGTCACGCCCAAGATGCAGAAGGCCGGCGTCATCGACTTCATCTCCAAGCCGGAGCCGTTCGAGGGCACCTACAAGTGGCTGCATCCGCTGCTCAAGAGCGTCCCCAAGGAACGGATTGCGTGA
- a CDS encoding SCP-like extracellular protein has translation MHLMTIVALALLTPSPTAEPEWTSDEAFTSAVLNSTNHYRGEHNASAVAWNDTLAAFAAGYLDDMPGDDGCVFAHSGGPYGENLAKGYPDAARSVEAWGDERDDYDFDEGEFDEDTGHFTQLVWKATTDVGCGRRLCGDGQWYLVCEYWPRGNVQGQFVEQVQEEALGVRCAPGTMLFGVVGMASLWVLV, from the coding sequence ATGCATCTCATGACAATCGTcgcccttgccctcctcACCCCGAGCCCGACCGCCGAGCCCGAGTGGACGTCGGACGAGGCCTTCACCTCCGCCGTGCTCAACAGCACGAACCACTACCGCGGCGAGCACAAcgcctccgccgtcgcctggaacgacaccctcgccgccttcgccgccggctacctcgacgacatgcccggcgacgacggctgCGTCTTCGCGCACTCGGGCGGCCCTTACGGCGAGAACCTGGCCAAGGGGTACCCGGACGCGGCGCGCAGCGTCGAGGCCTGGGGCGACGAGCGCGACGACTACGACTttgacgagggcgagttCGACGAGGACACCGGCCACTTCACGCAGCTCGTGTGGAAGGCCACCACCGACGTCGGCTGCGGCCGCAGGCTGTGCGGCGACGGGCAGTGGTATCTCGTATGCGAGTACTGGCCGAGGGGCAACGTCCAGGGCCAGTTTGTGGAACAGGTGCAGGAGGAGGCGCTCGGGGTGAGGTGTGCCCCCGGGACGATGCTGTTCGGTGTTGTCGGAATGGCCTCACTCTGGGTATTGGTATGA
- a CDS encoding Peptidoglycan binding domain protein produces the protein MSGKSRIRRILVCVDGTFYNPDGKEGENRHHGYENIPPSQAVLTANRIGKGAGNNTNVFRIFASVRFGKFIDENGNEVEQIPKYFPGIGLEKPTLTKYKDGYSGSPCKDLIEEVFYYCCTQIKSSEDEVWLYGFSRGAYVVRAVASLLHNNTLKEEAALAADKSIWKRITRLGPRKKNPAGEGMNGQKFLLGQENGREPPVIKLLGLFDTVKQYKDDDEFDISHVSSIKNVRHALAMNEARPPFQPVMYEARDETSLEKREGSYLQAWFVGAHGDMGGGGVDDGLSLYPLQWMLNESRDLGLVLEYNPRPQLKDLIQDPLKLAFPSPPPLNLVVDSKQPDEPQPWTYRYSNGVEATMYDLRRSHRHGNLQAILHNKLKKQGPRRATHNVQLNRSMLGTLTTLGKRKVFDTASQSLEGYEKTSGDVTIIHPSVYFLLDTYPMLGIKEALQGFGEQLKSFKRDSMTFVSSEQDMPFDPWVRDILPEHSTCRILICGNTGVGKSTLLNKVFGLPMTQENSDQRGEHNIEDGFESDQHPGIIIHDSEGFQAGNKKELAVFKKFLRKRAESKDLRDQLHAIWLCIDTDTDRPVQSALANVLQEVSKSAPGTPLVIVGTKKDKFLKLRRLDDHSEKTADDAGKKGQEEVEQDLLSVREALFRSKFETEAETCDIWPQLNAKFAFVSRYDQQSIKELIRKTTGSFGDAVTSEAMIAAQIPDVDAKIDQAVEKTLRLLRTAVNTASLGAGLGLTSYVATPSISRHLCHEIAHGCFGMPAAKVDEVNSVLSRLVWANLSSFMAQTLGQFSVIWGGIAFLTATTVVGSIPLIVGAPLFEAPAAARMVIKCACDMILILADAFRAGGKSASRAAIEAATAAYTKNRIPVAEGGGEGGPGPVGGARVLRSRRRLVHQEVNKLIPLVSSVAMEALRKRSASVAMGAYRQKSVSEYRDGMTSILAKYGSASHEAAATDGLELDGADAASIGSATLYSESAYFDISEDKEEMKQFLGEKDGEEDVVVNERGKIGPQRVDIHV, from the exons ATGAGCGGCAAGTCGCGCATCAGGAGGATCCTGGTCTGCGTCGACGGGACCTTCTACAACCCGGACGGAAAAGAAGGTGAGAATCGCCACCACGGCTATGAGAACATCCCCCCGTCGCAAGCTGTGTTAACCGCGAATCGCATAGGCAAGGGCGCCGGCAACAACACCAATGTCTTCCGCATCTTTGCCTCGGTGAGGTTCGGCAAGTTTATCGATGAGAACGGcaacgaggtcgagcag ATCCCGAAATACTTCCCCGGAATCGGGCTCGAAAAGCCGACGTTGACAAAATACAAGGACGGCTACTCAGGGAGTCCCTGCAAGGACCTTATCGAGGAAGTCTTTTAC TACTGCTGCACTCAGATCAAGTcgagcgaggacgaggtaTGGCTGTACGGCTTCAGCCGCGGAGCAT ACGTCGTTCGAGCGGTGGCTTCTCTGCTGCACAACAACACGCTCAAGGAAGAGGCCGCCCTCGCAGCAGACAAGTCGATCTGGAAACGGATAACACGCCTGGGTCCTCGGAAAAAGAAccccgccggcgagggcatgAACGGGCAGAAGTTCTTGCTTGG CCAGGAGAACGGCCGCGAACCCCCGGTGATCAAGCTGCTGGGTCTGTTCGACACGGTCAAGCAGtacaaggacgacgacgagttcgacATCTCCCATGTCAGCTCCATAAAGAATGTTCGACACGCCTTGGCAATGAACGAAGCAAGGCCGCCGTTCCAACCCGTCATGTACGAAGCCCGCGATGAGACGAGTCTCGAAAAGCGAGAGGGGTCGTACCTCCAGGCCTGGTTCGTGGGCGCCCACGGAgacatgggcggcggcggcgtcgacgacggcctctcCCTGTACCCCCTCCAGTGGATGCTGAACGAGAGCCGGGACCTCGGCCTGGTACTCGAGTACAACCCGCGCCCCCAGCTGAAAGATCTTATCCAGGACCCTTTGAAGCTGGCGTTcccgagcccgccgccgctcaaCCTGGTCGTCGATTCGAAGCAGCCCGACGAGCCTCAGCCGTGGACGTACAGGTACTCCAACGGGGTCGAGGCCACGATGTACGATCTCCGGCGGTCCCATCGACACGGGAATCTGCAGGCGATACTGCATAACAAACTGAAGAAGCAGGGGCCGCGAAGGGCCACGCACAACGTCCAGCTGAACCGCAGCATGCTCGGGACCTTGACAACTCTCGGCAAGAGGAAGGTGTTTGATACGGCATCTCAAAGCCTCGAGGGATACGAAAAGACAT CCGGCGACGTAACCATCATACACCCGTCCGTCTACTTTCTACTGGATACGTACCCCATGCTCGGAATCAAGGAGGCTCTCCAGGGTTTTGGCGAACAGCTGAAGTCATTCAAGAGGGACTCGATGACGTTTGTCTCGAGCGAGCAGGACATGCCCTTCGACCCTTGGGTCAGAGACATCCTCCCGGAACACTCGACCTGCAGGATCCTCATCTGTGGCAATACCGGAGTCGGCAAATCCACTCTACTGAACAAGGTGTTTGGCTTGCCAATG ACCCAGGAAAACTCAGACCAGAGAGGCGAGCACAACATCGAGGACGGCTTCGAGTCGGATCAGCACCcgggcatcatcatccacgACTCGGAGGGGTTCCAGGCCGGGAACAAGAAGGAGTTGGCCGTGTTCAAAAAGTTCCTGAGGAAGCGGGCCGAGAGCAAGGACCTACGAGATCAGCTTCACGCGATATG GCTTTGCATCGACACGGACACCGATCGTCCTGTGCAGTCAGCTCTCGCCAACGTCCTCCAGGAGGTGTCCAAGAGCGCGCCCGGGACGCCGCTCGTGATCGTGGGAACCAAGAAGGACAAGTTCCTCAAGCTGCGCCGGCTGGACGATCACTCCGAAAAGACGGCGGACGATGCTGGGAAGAAAGGACAAGAGGAGGTCGAACAGGACCTGCTTTCGGTCCGAGAAGCCCTGTTCAGGAGCAAGTTCGAGACGGAGGCCGAGACATGCGATATATGGCCTCAACTGAACGCCAAATTCGCCTTTGTGTCCCGCT ACGACCAGCAGTCCATCAAAGAGCTGATACGCAAGACGACGGGCTCCTTTGGCGACGCGGTGACGTCCGAGGCCATGATCGCCGCGCAGATccccgacgtcgacgccaagaTAGACCAGGCGGTCGAGAAGACGCTGCGGCTCCTGCGGACGGCGGTGAACACGGCGTCGCTGGGCGCGGGCCTCGGGCTCACGTCGTACgtggcgacgccgtccatCTCGCGGCACCTCTGCCACGAGATCGCGCACGGGTGCTTCGGCATGCCGGCGGCCAAGGTGGACGAGGTCAACTCGGTGCTGAGCCGGCTCGTGTGGGCGAACCTGTCGTCCTTCATGGCGCAGACGCTCGGCCAGTTCAGCGTCATCTGGGGCGGCATCGCGTTCCTGACGGCCACGACGGTGGTGGGCAGCATCCcgctcatcgtcggcgcgcCGCTGTtcgaggcgccggcggcggcgcgcatGGTCATCAAGTGCGCGTGCGACATgatcctcatcctcgccgacgccttcCGCGCGGGCGGCAAGAGCGCGAGCCGGGCAGCGATCGaggccgcgacggccgcctACACCAAGAACCGGATCCcggtggccgagggcggcggcgagggcggcccgGGGCCGGTGGGAGGCGCGCGCGTGCTCCGGTCCCGTCGGCGGCTCGTGCACCAGGAGGTCAACAAGCTCATCCCGCTGGTGTCGAGCGTCGCCATGGAGGCGCTGCGCAAGAGGAGCGCGTCGGTGGCCATGGGCGCGTACCGGCAGAAGAGCGTGTCGGAATACCGGGACGGCATGACGAGTATCCTGGCCAAGTACGGCAGCGCGAGTCACGAAGCGGCGGCCACTGACGGGCTCGAGCTGGACGGGGCCGACGCTGCCTCCATCGGTTCGGCCACGTTGTACTCGGAGTCGGCATACTTTGATATTtccgaggacaaggaggagatGAAGCAGTTCCTGGGTGAAAAagacggggaggaggatgtgGTGGTAAACGAGAGAGGGAAGATTGGGCCGCAAAGAGTCGATATTCATGTATGA